The following proteins are co-located in the Brachybacterium sacelli genome:
- the pgeF gene encoding peptidoglycan editing factor PgeF, producing the protein MSTGELASLNLARHIGDENGAVQRNRERVAEQIGASLVFVDQVHSSEVHVLDEQGPVPVATADALVTRRTDVALAIMVADCLPVLLADPVAGVVAAAHAGRVGLLDGVLEATIAEMAVLGSRPADLTASIGPSICGSCYEVPEQMRERVAAHLPATRARTRWGTPALDLRAGAISVLETAGVPSAAIDAAHPCTFEDPRCFSYRRSTSTGRFAGVVRRA; encoded by the coding sequence GTGAGCACGGGTGAGCTCGCCTCGCTGAACCTCGCCCGGCACATCGGGGACGAGAACGGGGCCGTCCAGCGCAACCGCGAGCGCGTCGCCGAGCAGATCGGAGCCTCGCTGGTGTTCGTCGACCAGGTCCACTCGTCCGAGGTGCACGTGCTCGACGAGCAGGGCCCGGTCCCCGTCGCCACGGCCGACGCACTGGTCACCCGACGCACGGACGTGGCGCTGGCGATCATGGTCGCCGACTGCCTGCCGGTGCTGCTGGCGGACCCGGTCGCGGGGGTGGTCGCGGCCGCCCATGCGGGACGGGTCGGCCTGCTGGACGGGGTGCTGGAGGCGACGATCGCGGAGATGGCCGTGCTGGGCTCGCGCCCCGCGGACCTCACCGCGAGCATCGGCCCCTCAATCTGCGGCTCCTGCTACGAGGTGCCGGAGCAGATGCGCGAACGGGTCGCGGCCCACCTGCCCGCCACCCGCGCCCGCACCCGCTGGGGCACGCCCGCCCTGGACCTGCGGGCCGGCGCGATCAGCGTGCTGGAGACCGCCGGGGTCCCGTCGGCCGCGATCGATGCCGCCCACCCCTGCACCTTCGAGGACCCACGCTGCTTCTCCTACCGTCGCAGCACGAGCACGGGGCGATTCGCCGGAGTGGTCCGCCGCGCCTGA
- a CDS encoding RluA family pseudouridine synthase — translation MSSSRTLMVPDGLAGERVDVGISRMLGLSRTRAADLVMAGNVLVDGQVPARSTRLEPGTTIDVELPDAAPAAPVRPQIAAGMSLVHQDDDIVVIDKPVGVAAHPSPGWSGPTVLGHLAAAGVSIRTSGDPDRQGIVSRLDVGTSGLMVVARTERAYTTLKDAFRAREVGKVYHAVCQGAPDQPGGTIEAAIGRSPNHDYKFAVRRDGKHSVTHYETLESLRGATLLRVRLETGRTHQIRVHMAALHHPLVGDPLYGADPTLAERIGLIRQWLHAMELAFVHPATGQQVTFTSQYPADLQQALERLRGP, via the coding sequence GTGAGCTCCTCCCGAACCCTCATGGTCCCCGACGGGCTGGCCGGTGAGCGCGTGGACGTCGGGATCTCGCGGATGCTGGGCCTGTCCCGGACCCGCGCGGCGGACCTCGTCATGGCCGGGAACGTGCTGGTCGACGGGCAGGTCCCGGCCCGCTCCACGCGACTGGAGCCCGGGACGACGATCGATGTCGAGCTGCCCGATGCGGCGCCCGCCGCGCCGGTCCGCCCCCAGATCGCCGCGGGCATGAGCCTGGTCCACCAGGATGACGACATCGTCGTGATCGACAAGCCCGTCGGCGTGGCCGCGCACCCCAGCCCGGGCTGGTCGGGCCCCACCGTGCTCGGACACCTCGCCGCGGCCGGCGTGAGCATCCGCACCAGCGGCGACCCGGACCGCCAGGGCATCGTCAGCCGCCTCGACGTCGGCACCAGCGGGCTGATGGTGGTGGCTCGCACCGAGCGTGCGTACACGACTCTCAAGGACGCCTTCCGCGCCCGCGAGGTGGGCAAGGTCTACCACGCGGTCTGCCAGGGCGCCCCGGACCAGCCCGGGGGGACCATCGAGGCGGCGATCGGCCGTTCCCCGAACCACGACTACAAGTTCGCCGTCCGCCGGGACGGCAAGCACTCGGTGACCCATTACGAGACCCTCGAGTCGCTGCGCGGCGCGACGCTGCTGAGGGTGCGCCTGGAGACGGGGCGCACCCACCAGATCCGCGTGCACATGGCAGCCCTGCACCACCCGCTGGTCGGCGATCCGCTGTACGGCGCCGACCCGACGCTCGCCGAGCGCATCGGACTGATCCGTCAGTGGCTGCACGCGATGGAGCTGGCCTTCGTCCACCCCGCCACCGGGCAGCAGGTCACCTTCACCTCGCAGTACCCCGCGGATCTGCAGCAGGCGTTGGAGCGGCTCCGCGGTCCCTGA
- a CDS encoding YggT family protein, whose amino-acid sequence MQLVAGVLYLAVLLYLIVLIARLVLEWIQSFAREYRPSGFVLVLFEIVYTLTDPPVKGLRRIIPPLRLGAVALDLSLMILLVVGWILLSVLSSFAA is encoded by the coding sequence GTGCAACTCGTCGCAGGAGTGCTGTACCTCGCAGTGCTGCTGTACCTGATCGTGCTGATCGCGCGACTGGTCCTCGAGTGGATCCAGTCCTTCGCGCGTGAATACCGCCCGAGCGGATTCGTCCTGGTGCTGTTCGAGATCGTCTATACGCTGACCGACCCTCCCGTGAAGGGTCTGCGGCGGATCATCCCGCCGCTGCGCCTGGGTGCCGTGGCCCTCGACCTCAGCCTCATGATCCTGCTCGTGGTGGGCTGGATCCTGCTCTCGGTGCTCTCCTCCTTCGCCGCCTGA
- the lspA gene encoding signal peptidase II has product MNHADPSSTSAGPAGSGARRRLSRGTVLGGMAVVGAVIAVLDQITKNWAEASLPLLDPQPFLGEFLQLTLLYNSGAAWGMGSGATPVVTCLQIVIVLGVIVFAVRGVRSPWYTLALGLILGGALGNIHDRLLRPPGPFHGEVVDFLELPHWPVFNLADMAVVGGAILVVLLGVIGHAPDPAEAERGAQAEEQDGEAR; this is encoded by the coding sequence GTGAACCACGCTGATCCCTCGTCGACGAGCGCCGGGCCCGCGGGGTCCGGCGCTCGCCGCCGTCTGAGCCGGGGCACGGTCCTCGGCGGCATGGCCGTCGTCGGCGCAGTGATCGCCGTCCTCGACCAGATCACCAAGAACTGGGCCGAGGCGTCCCTGCCGCTGCTGGACCCCCAGCCCTTCCTCGGTGAGTTCCTGCAGCTGACCCTGTTGTACAACTCCGGCGCGGCCTGGGGGATGGGCTCCGGCGCCACTCCTGTGGTCACCTGCCTGCAGATCGTGATCGTGCTCGGCGTGATCGTGTTCGCGGTGCGTGGGGTGCGCTCGCCCTGGTACACCCTGGCCCTGGGCCTGATCCTGGGTGGGGCGCTGGGCAACATCCACGACCGTCTGCTGCGCCCGCCGGGCCCCTTCCACGGCGAGGTCGTGGACTTCCTCGAGCTGCCTCACTGGCCCGTGTTCAATCTGGCCGACATGGCCGTCGTCGGCGGCGCGATCCTCGTCGTGCTGCTCGGCGTGATCGGCCACGCTCCTGACCCCGCCGAGGCCGAGCGCGGTGCGCAGGCCGAGGAGCAGGACGGGGAGGCCCGGTGA
- a CDS encoding cell division protein SepF encodes MGNWRNAMVALGLANEVDDEYYEDERVRQDEAAAPARRTERGPEPAPEREAQVTPIRQRSNVVAMAPAVEESMHRITTIHPRSYNDAKAIGESFRDGVPVIVNLSDMQDGDAKRMVDFCAGLVFGLRGSIERVTSKVFLLSPEFVQVDGDTSADEGSFYNQS; translated from the coding sequence ATGGGCAACTGGCGCAACGCCATGGTCGCACTCGGCCTCGCCAACGAGGTCGACGACGAATACTACGAGGACGAGCGGGTCCGTCAGGACGAGGCCGCCGCTCCCGCTCGCCGCACCGAGCGCGGCCCCGAGCCCGCTCCCGAACGGGAGGCCCAGGTGACCCCGATCCGTCAGCGGTCCAACGTCGTGGCCATGGCCCCGGCAGTGGAGGAGTCGATGCACCGCATCACCACCATCCATCCGCGTTCCTACAACGACGCCAAGGCGATCGGCGAGTCCTTCCGTGACGGGGTCCCCGTCATCGTGAACCTCTCGGACATGCAGGACGGCGATGCCAAGCGCATGGTCGACTTCTGCGCCGGTCTGGTCTTCGGTCTGCGCGGCAGCATCGAGCGGGTGACCTCCAAGGTGTTCCTGCTCTCCCCGGAGTTCGTCCAGGTCGACGGAGACACCTCTGCCGACGAGGGCAGCTTCTACAACCAGAGCTGA
- a CDS encoding cell division protein FtsQ/DivIB, with protein MARRPTAPRPRPGTRRAAPTSAPAPQDPAPRRGAPVGRARPAPAPSEPAAAGPDPGEDGGGGGGRVVQAAGRFRELVAGRPWRRRRRAILATVAATVLVLVAGLAAAVFLPALQVQQVTVSGLDYVEEGDVQAAIEPHRGDSVLLLPSSDIAADVAEVPGVRDAKVERAWPDGVRVSVTEATPVGTLTRTDGSTAVIDAQGRELPEAASEAAGSELVPLTADGGAADPEGAAAAMSEVLASMPESLRGSVEKMTATSASDVRFVLSLEDGGTRTVVWGDAADAELKGKVVQALVAEPGTEIDVSSPVAPVTR; from the coding sequence ATGGCCCGTCGTCCCACGGCCCCGCGTCCCCGGCCCGGCACCCGTCGGGCCGCCCCGACGTCGGCCCCCGCCCCGCAGGACCCCGCACCCCGGCGGGGCGCCCCCGTCGGTCGCGCGCGCCCGGCACCCGCCCCGTCCGAGCCCGCCGCCGCGGGTCCCGACCCGGGTGAGGACGGCGGCGGTGGCGGCGGGCGCGTGGTCCAGGCCGCCGGCCGCTTCCGCGAGCTGGTCGCCGGGCGGCCCTGGCGCCGTCGTCGCCGCGCGATCCTCGCCACCGTCGCCGCCACGGTCCTGGTCCTCGTCGCCGGTCTCGCCGCCGCGGTCTTCCTGCCGGCCCTCCAGGTCCAGCAGGTCACGGTCTCGGGCCTCGACTATGTCGAGGAGGGCGACGTGCAGGCGGCGATCGAGCCCCACCGCGGCGACAGCGTGCTGCTGCTGCCCAGCTCCGACATCGCCGCCGACGTCGCCGAGGTGCCGGGGGTCCGCGACGCGAAGGTCGAGCGGGCCTGGCCCGACGGCGTCCGCGTGAGCGTCACCGAGGCCACCCCGGTGGGGACGCTGACCCGGACCGACGGTTCCACCGCGGTGATCGATGCGCAGGGCCGGGAGCTGCCCGAGGCCGCGTCCGAGGCAGCGGGGTCGGAGCTGGTGCCCCTGACCGCCGACGGCGGCGCCGCGGACCCCGAGGGCGCGGCGGCGGCCATGAGCGAGGTCCTGGCGAGCATGCCCGAGTCCCTCCGGGGCTCGGTGGAGAAGATGACCGCCACGAGCGCGAGCGATGTGCGCTTCGTCCTCTCCCTCGAGGACGGCGGCACCCGCACGGTCGTGTGGGGCGACGCCGCCGATGCGGAGCTGAAGGGAAAGGTCGTGCAGGCGCTGGTCGCCGAGCCCGGCACCGAGATCGACGTCTCCTCCCCGGTGGCCCCGGTGACCCGCTGA
- a CDS encoding DivIVA domain-containing protein, whose translation MALMPDDLLSKRFTPVRFSEGYDMDEVDNYLDNDILPRLQELIDENNRLTKELEEAHNRLAEVESGSAAATEDAPSETEETESDDVIDATPVSAKAEQEADATAPQSVVEEAPAEETAAAPAAQAPDESAAGIIALANRLHDEYVKNGEDERDRLITEANDEHKRIVGEAEEKSRTTLAELETKKADLDKTIEGLRNFERDYRNRLRNYLENQLRDLDTSETQDKQANFGL comes from the coding sequence ATGGCTCTGATGCCCGATGACCTGCTGTCCAAGCGGTTCACCCCGGTTCGGTTCTCCGAGGGCTATGACATGGACGAGGTGGACAACTACCTCGACAACGACATCCTGCCGCGCCTCCAAGAGCTGATCGACGAGAACAACCGGCTGACCAAGGAGCTCGAGGAGGCGCACAACCGCCTCGCCGAGGTCGAGTCGGGCTCCGCCGCTGCCACCGAGGACGCCCCCTCCGAGACGGAGGAGACCGAGTCGGACGATGTCATCGACGCGACCCCGGTCTCGGCGAAGGCCGAGCAGGAGGCCGACGCCACGGCCCCCCAGTCCGTCGTCGAGGAAGCGCCCGCCGAGGAGACCGCCGCAGCCCCCGCCGCCCAGGCCCCGGACGAGTCCGCGGCCGGCATCATCGCCCTGGCGAACCGTCTGCACGACGAGTACGTCAAGAACGGTGAGGACGAGCGCGACCGCCTCATCACCGAGGCCAACGACGAGCACAAGCGCATCGTCGGCGAGGCCGAGGAGAAGTCCCGCACCACGCTGGCCGAGCTCGAGACCAAGAAGGCGGACCTCGACAAGACCATCGAGGGTCTGCGCAACTTCGAGCGCGACTACCGCAACCGGCTGCGCAACTACCTCGAGAACCAGCTCCGCGACCTCGACACGAGCGAGACGCAGGACAAGCAGGCGAACTTCGGTCTGTGA
- a CDS encoding GNAT family N-acetyltransferase has product MTSRSVILLRPLSLDDAETISDWAEDPLFVAHAGWTPGVERATVLAFWTRLATAPPPDLLRLAAVHDGEIVGCVDLHGSGPTTRELGFEVGPSARWGQGLGTALARAGLDHGFEELGLEEIWAEALPANAASVRILERLGMRRTGSGNDEEFLGEPGRYSLHRITQEEHARLRDRGAAPTPAADPRGTAR; this is encoded by the coding sequence GTGACGAGCCGCTCTGTGATCCTCCTGCGCCCCCTGAGCCTCGATGATGCCGAGACCATCTCCGACTGGGCGGAGGACCCGCTCTTCGTCGCCCACGCCGGTTGGACCCCCGGCGTGGAGCGGGCGACGGTGCTCGCGTTCTGGACACGCCTCGCCACCGCTCCCCCGCCGGATCTGCTGCGCCTCGCAGCAGTGCACGACGGCGAGATCGTGGGCTGCGTGGACCTGCACGGCAGCGGGCCGACGACGCGGGAGCTGGGCTTCGAGGTGGGCCCGAGCGCGCGCTGGGGCCAAGGGCTCGGCACCGCGCTCGCGCGCGCCGGGCTCGACCACGGCTTCGAGGAGTTGGGGCTCGAGGAGATCTGGGCGGAGGCCCTTCCTGCGAACGCCGCCTCGGTGCGGATCCTCGAGCGGCTGGGCATGCGCCGCACCGGCAGCGGGAACGACGAGGAGTTCCTTGGCGAGCCTGGCCGCTACTCGCTGCATCGGATCACGCAGGAGGAGCATGCACGGCTCAGGGACCGCGGAGCCGCTCCAACGCCTGCTGCAGATCCGCGGGGTACTGCGAGGTGA
- the ftsZ gene encoding cell division protein FtsZ produces MAGTQISLAVIKVVGVGGGGVNAVNRMIESGLKGVEFIAINTDAQALLMSDADVKLDVGKEITRGLGAGADPEVGKRAAEDHAEEIEEVLRGADMVFVTAGEGGGTGTGGAPVVAKIARSLGALTIGVVTRPFTFEGRRRSTQAESGIAGLQAEVDTLIVIPNDRLLSIADKQVSMLDAFKSADQVLLSGVQGITDLITTPGLINLDFADVKSVMQGAGSALMGIGSARGDDRALQAAELAVSSPLLEASIDGAYGVLLSIQGGSDLGLYEVSEAARLVQEAAHPDANIIFGSVIDDALGDEVRVTVIAAGFEGGGPAPRQDVAPQQRPAARPEPAPAPRAASTEQRPVGAGSGAAAAPGAWGLPQQTFSPSRQEQGSAEPETEVLESTEADQEQPGQAAPQQAQFTPQPAPRAPEQQQPARPPRIEEPPSDDDDLDLPSFLK; encoded by the coding sequence GTGGCCGGAACCCAGATCTCACTCGCAGTCATCAAGGTCGTCGGCGTCGGCGGCGGAGGTGTCAATGCTGTCAACCGCATGATCGAATCCGGCCTGAAGGGCGTCGAGTTCATCGCGATCAACACCGATGCGCAGGCGCTGCTGATGTCCGACGCGGACGTCAAGCTCGACGTCGGCAAGGAGATCACCCGTGGTCTCGGAGCCGGCGCCGACCCCGAGGTCGGCAAGCGTGCCGCCGAGGACCACGCCGAGGAGATCGAAGAGGTGCTCCGCGGTGCGGACATGGTCTTCGTGACCGCGGGCGAGGGCGGCGGCACCGGCACCGGCGGTGCCCCGGTGGTCGCCAAGATCGCCCGCAGCCTCGGCGCGCTGACCATCGGCGTGGTCACCCGCCCGTTCACCTTCGAGGGGCGTCGTCGCTCCACGCAGGCGGAGTCGGGCATCGCCGGCCTTCAGGCCGAGGTCGACACGCTCATCGTCATCCCCAACGACCGCCTGCTGTCCATCGCGGACAAGCAGGTCTCCATGCTCGACGCCTTCAAGAGCGCGGACCAGGTGCTGCTCTCCGGCGTCCAGGGCATCACGGACCTGATCACCACACCAGGGTTGATCAACCTCGACTTCGCCGACGTGAAGTCCGTGATGCAGGGAGCGGGCAGCGCTCTCATGGGCATCGGCTCCGCCCGGGGCGACGACCGTGCTCTGCAGGCCGCCGAGCTCGCCGTCTCCAGCCCGCTGCTGGAGGCGTCGATCGACGGCGCCTACGGCGTGCTGCTGTCCATCCAGGGCGGCAGCGACCTGGGGCTGTACGAGGTCTCCGAGGCCGCTCGCCTGGTCCAGGAGGCGGCGCACCCGGACGCGAACATCATCTTCGGCTCCGTCATCGACGACGCCCTCGGCGACGAGGTGCGGGTGACGGTCATCGCCGCCGGCTTCGAAGGCGGTGGCCCGGCCCCGCGCCAGGACGTCGCCCCGCAGCAGCGTCCGGCCGCTCGTCCGGAGCCCGCCCCGGCCCCCCGCGCGGCCTCCACGGAGCAGCGCCCTGTCGGGGCCGGTTCCGGGGCGGCTGCCGCCCCGGGTGCCTGGGGTCTGCCGCAGCAGACCTTCTCGCCCTCCCGCCAGGAGCAGGGATCCGCCGAGCCGGAGACCGAGGTGCTCGAATCGACCGAAGCCGATCAGGAGCAGCCGGGCCAGGCCGCGCCGCAGCAGGCGCAGTTCACGCCGCAGCCCGCGCCCCGCGCCCCGGAGCAGCAGCAGCCGGCACGGCCGCCGCGGATCGAGGAGCCGCCGTCGGACGACGACGACCTCGATCTGCCGTCCTTCCTCAAGTGA
- the murC gene encoding UDP-N-acetylmuramate--L-alanine ligase translates to MTSPVRPTGPSTPRTILRPGPVITQAAWPSDREVRGVHVVRIGGAGMSAVARLALEAGLAVSGSDSQDGQFIAPLRAGGARIGIGFDAALLAEDVDVVVVSTAVRADNPEVLAARERGIPVVHRAAALAGLLGGRELVAVAGTHGKTSTTGMAVMALRGAGEDPAWALGAAVPDLGRNAGFSAGAGADGPPPPIAGTAVIEADESDGSFLAFAPRALVVTNLEPDHLDFHGDAATLTAAFDALVRQLRPGGTLVVCADDPGARSLGERAARDGISVATYGADAEADWRVLSERGGAGGAEVELETPHGRLHLELSVAGHHNVLNALGALAATSVSVPETELVALAAGLSAFRGASRRFDVAGVAGDVTVVDDYAHHPREVSATLAAAHGIVEAQQRGGRVLAVFQPHLFSRTRDFAADFAAALATADRAWVMPVYAAREDPDPGIDARTITDHLDGHRVRPLSDREQVPSAVREVARPGDLLLMLGAGDVVETTPAVMAALDAPREQA, encoded by the coding sequence ATGACCTCCCCCGTCCGCCCGACCGGCCCGTCCACGCCGCGCACGATCCTGCGCCCCGGGCCCGTCATCACCCAGGCCGCCTGGCCCAGCGACCGTGAGGTCCGCGGCGTGCACGTCGTCCGGATCGGTGGCGCCGGCATGTCCGCCGTCGCCCGCCTCGCGCTCGAGGCGGGGCTGGCCGTGAGCGGGTCCGACTCCCAGGACGGCCAGTTCATCGCCCCGCTGCGTGCGGGGGGCGCCCGGATCGGGATCGGCTTCGACGCCGCGCTGCTGGCCGAGGACGTCGACGTCGTCGTGGTCTCCACGGCGGTGCGGGCGGACAACCCCGAGGTGCTCGCCGCCCGCGAACGGGGGATCCCGGTCGTCCACCGCGCCGCGGCGCTGGCCGGACTGCTCGGCGGGCGGGAGCTGGTCGCCGTCGCCGGCACGCACGGCAAGACCTCCACCACCGGGATGGCGGTGATGGCGCTGCGCGGAGCCGGGGAAGACCCCGCCTGGGCTCTCGGCGCGGCAGTCCCGGACCTGGGCCGCAATGCCGGTTTCTCCGCCGGGGCGGGAGCGGACGGACCGCCGCCCCCGATCGCGGGCACCGCCGTGATCGAGGCCGACGAATCCGACGGCTCCTTCCTCGCCTTCGCCCCGCGCGCCCTGGTGGTCACCAACCTCGAGCCCGACCACCTCGACTTCCACGGCGACGCGGCCACCCTCACCGCCGCCTTCGACGCGCTGGTCCGGCAGCTCCGGCCCGGCGGGACCCTCGTGGTGTGCGCCGACGATCCCGGGGCCCGCAGCCTGGGGGAGCGGGCCGCCCGGGACGGGATCTCCGTGGCCACCTACGGCGCCGACGCGGAGGCCGACTGGCGGGTGCTGAGCGAGCGCGGCGGGGCCGGGGGCGCAGAGGTCGAGCTGGAGACCCCGCACGGCCGCCTGCACCTCGAACTGTCCGTCGCCGGTCACCACAACGTGCTCAACGCCCTCGGCGCCCTGGCCGCCACCAGCGTCTCCGTCCCGGAGACTGAGCTCGTCGCCCTCGCCGCGGGGCTGTCCGCCTTCCGCGGCGCTTCCCGTCGCTTCGACGTGGCCGGGGTGGCGGGAGACGTCACCGTCGTCGACGACTACGCCCACCATCCGCGGGAAGTCTCCGCCACCCTCGCCGCCGCCCACGGCATCGTCGAGGCGCAGCAGCGCGGAGGGCGCGTGCTCGCGGTGTTCCAGCCCCACCTGTTCTCCCGCACCCGCGACTTCGCCGCGGACTTCGCCGCGGCGCTCGCGACCGCGGACCGCGCCTGGGTGATGCCGGTCTATGCCGCCCGCGAGGATCCCGACCCGGGCATCGATGCCCGCACCATCACCGATCACCTCGACGGTCACCGGGTCCGCCCCCTGAGCGATCGCGAGCAGGTACCCTCCGCGGTGCGCGAGGTCGCCCGCCCTGGGGACCTGCTGCTGATGCTCGGCGCCGGGGACGTCGTCGAGACCACCCCCGCCGTGATGGCCGCCCTGGACGCCCCGCGGGAGCAGGCCTGA